From Pirellulales bacterium, the proteins below share one genomic window:
- a CDS encoding acetyl-CoA C-acetyltransferase has product MPHTYLLGGCRTPIGKFMGGLSSLPATKLGSIVVAEAVRRTGVDAGAVEEVIMGNILSAGLGQAPARQAALGAGLPPAVAALTINKMCGSGLKAVMLADQAIRAGDAQLIVAGGMESMSRAPHLLMGAREGLKYGHQQLVDSMIKDGLWCAVEDMAMGAEADYIAQTREVNRADQDAFAAESHKRAATAIEGKLFEQEIVPVTIAGRKGDTVVSKDEGPRPDTTAEVLARLKPAFGADGTVTAGNASQISDGAAAVVVASEEVAQGFKSPLKARIVATAVSGVPPKEIFIAPVPAMEKVLKKANLTLADIDLIELNEAFAAQCLACMRPLGLPAEKTNVEGGAIALGHPIGASGARVLVTLLHSLAARGLRRGLASLCLGGGNAVAMIVERVE; this is encoded by the coding sequence ATGCCTCATACCTATCTTCTCGGCGGATGTCGCACTCCCATTGGCAAGTTCATGGGGGGCCTTTCCAGCCTGCCGGCGACGAAGCTCGGTTCGATCGTCGTGGCCGAGGCGGTTCGCCGCACCGGCGTCGATGCCGGCGCCGTGGAAGAAGTCATCATGGGCAACATCTTGAGCGCGGGGCTCGGGCAGGCGCCCGCGCGGCAAGCGGCGCTCGGGGCGGGGTTGCCGCCGGCAGTCGCCGCGCTCACCATTAACAAGATGTGCGGCTCGGGGCTGAAGGCGGTCATGCTGGCCGATCAGGCCATCCGCGCCGGCGACGCGCAACTCATCGTCGCCGGTGGCATGGAGAGCATGAGCCGTGCCCCCCACTTGCTCATGGGCGCGCGCGAAGGACTCAAGTACGGCCATCAACAACTCGTCGATTCGATGATTAAAGATGGCCTCTGGTGCGCGGTCGAAGACATGGCCATGGGGGCCGAGGCCGATTACATCGCACAAACGCGCGAAGTGAACCGCGCGGATCAAGACGCCTTCGCCGCCGAGAGCCACAAGCGCGCCGCCACTGCCATCGAGGGAAAGCTGTTCGAGCAGGAGATCGTGCCGGTCACGATCGCCGGTCGCAAGGGAGACACGGTCGTCAGCAAGGACGAAGGCCCGCGTCCCGATACGACGGCCGAGGTGCTCGCCAGGTTGAAGCCGGCCTTCGGCGCTGATGGCACGGTGACCGCGGGCAATGCCTCGCAGATCAGCGATGGCGCGGCTGCGGTGGTCGTGGCCTCGGAGGAAGTGGCCCAGGGATTCAAATCGCCGCTGAAAGCGCGCATCGTGGCCACGGCGGTTAGTGGCGTGCCGCCGAAGGAAATTTTTATTGCTCCTGTGCCGGCGATGGAGAAGGTTTTGAAAAAGGCCAACTTGACGCTCGCCGATATCGACCTGATCGAGCTGAACGAGGCCTTCGCCGCGCAGTGCCTGGCCTGCATGCGCCCGCTGGGACTGCCCGCCGAAAAGACGAACGTCGAAGGGGGCGCGATCGCCCTGGGGCACCCGATCGGCGCGAGCGGCGCCCGCGTGCTGGTCACGCTGCTGCACAGCCTGGCGGCACGCGGATTGCGACGTGGACTGGCGTCCCTCTGCCTCGGCGGCGGCAACGCGGTGGCGATGATCGTGGAACGCGTGGAGTGA
- a CDS encoding serine hydrolase yields the protein MKVAFEFIALALLLVVMAAAALFGMLMNVLVLWLMACVAWTGCTRLIGFLRKRLYVGIWRRTEYPASRPYLIQAVWRTLFWATVGIVIVLSLVPIQIPANFWRYVLLQLWGAIAILCLLEWVPSRHISWPSNVAFSLLFMFLVFQLAKIHLPPSGTGAVVVSPPFEGDWYAIQGGNSCLTNHHYYVGSQRFALDLILPEDGPLDWDGTPDLEDYRTYGQPLFSPVDGLVVDIENELPDQPIGDSDPIHAAGNSVTIKTDSGAFVLLAHLQEGSVLVRENERVQVGQPLAKCGNSGNSSHPHLHLQAMTAPDIYSPKSLPLLLKFSAPNGGESGPYRRNDLIHGIASSHGGSNAQASQTPQDSPVRHIEKLRAPEFDDVSTLDGKATTEIDAWLREQVALANYPSVSVAIVRDGKISYQRAIGLADLESRSKATIETSYHVASVTKVFTTSLTALLHGRGVIDLDQPAIKYLPPEVAISTSPDRGATITLRQLASHTSGLPRDLPGPVQSVDGRYELEPQRLYDQLSKVSLEFEPGTNELYSNLGMGLLGHLLERAAGKPFDWLLDEFICEPLHLDQTAIPLNDKLPLAVGYGDGLPRRPEEHSYRDRLAPSGGLVASAPDLARFLAAQMEPGFFSSDMLEWLHRETTLSNGTVARTALGWSVRTHKPIGRTLKKNGGRSNCSAWIGFAPEHMVGVAVVSNCGDPAVDSIGYWLLERLVPGVDPTFLHRQPVVEHIYAKVAPFTGVRWEKDQPIVCVKDRWHPLVSIDGIPVVRIVKFAEKEHGARARKRFAEDLVELLSMLGHEPKWTVVLGVNTSEGKVENIEAKMTEQNRDRVRD from the coding sequence ATGAAAGTAGCGTTTGAATTCATCGCACTCGCACTGCTGCTTGTCGTGATGGCTGCCGCTGCCCTGTTCGGGATGTTGATGAACGTCCTTGTGCTTTGGCTCATGGCCTGCGTAGCTTGGACGGGGTGTACCCGCCTCATTGGATTTCTCAGAAAGCGCCTCTATGTGGGTATCTGGAGAAGAACAGAATACCCAGCGTCGAGGCCCTACTTGATCCAGGCGGTCTGGCGCACTCTTTTCTGGGCGACCGTGGGAATTGTTATCGTTCTCTCGCTTGTGCCGATCCAGATACCCGCGAACTTTTGGCGCTATGTCCTGCTTCAATTGTGGGGCGCGATCGCGATTCTGTGCTTGCTGGAGTGGGTTCCGTCTCGGCACATCTCCTGGCCGAGCAACGTGGCGTTTTCACTTTTATTCATGTTCCTGGTATTTCAACTGGCGAAGATTCATCTCCCTCCGTCCGGTACCGGGGCTGTCGTTGTGTCGCCTCCATTCGAGGGAGATTGGTACGCAATCCAAGGCGGCAATAGTTGCTTGACTAACCATCACTATTACGTCGGATCGCAGCGATTCGCTCTCGATCTCATCTTGCCCGAGGACGGGCCGCTGGATTGGGACGGCACACCCGACTTAGAGGATTACCGTACCTATGGTCAGCCGTTGTTCTCGCCGGTGGACGGTTTGGTGGTCGATATCGAAAACGAGTTGCCCGATCAGCCGATAGGCGACTCGGACCCAATCCACGCGGCAGGTAATTCTGTGACGATCAAAACGGACTCCGGAGCATTCGTACTATTGGCCCACCTCCAGGAAGGAAGCGTACTGGTTCGAGAGAATGAGCGGGTTCAGGTGGGACAGCCACTTGCGAAATGCGGCAACTCTGGCAATAGCTCGCATCCGCATCTGCATCTTCAAGCCATGACGGCACCGGACATCTATTCTCCGAAAAGCCTTCCGTTGCTGTTGAAGTTCAGTGCGCCAAACGGTGGCGAGTCAGGGCCGTACAGGCGTAACGACCTGATTCATGGAATCGCTTCATCACACGGCGGATCGAACGCGCAGGCATCGCAGACGCCGCAAGATTCGCCGGTCCGTCATATAGAGAAACTGCGGGCGCCGGAATTTGACGATGTCAGCACCCTTGACGGCAAGGCGACTACGGAGATCGATGCCTGGCTGCGAGAGCAGGTGGCGTTGGCGAATTATCCGAGCGTAAGCGTTGCAATTGTACGCGACGGCAAGATTTCGTATCAACGCGCGATTGGCCTCGCGGATCTAGAATCGCGATCTAAGGCGACAATCGAGACTTCCTATCATGTTGCATCGGTGACCAAGGTCTTCACGACGTCTCTGACCGCGCTGCTTCATGGCCGCGGCGTTATTGATCTTGATCAACCCGCAATTAAGTATTTGCCGCCCGAGGTTGCGATCAGCACGAGCCCGGATCGAGGCGCGACGATCACCTTAAGACAGCTGGCCTCCCACACGTCCGGGTTGCCGCGCGATCTGCCGGGGCCCGTACAGTCGGTTGATGGCCGGTATGAGTTGGAACCGCAGCGACTATACGACCAACTGTCGAAAGTGTCGTTAGAGTTCGAACCGGGCACGAACGAGCTCTATTCAAATCTCGGGATGGGACTGCTGGGGCACCTGCTCGAGCGTGCTGCAGGAAAACCGTTTGACTGGCTTCTTGATGAATTCATTTGCGAGCCGCTACACCTGGATCAAACTGCGATTCCACTCAATGACAAGTTGCCGTTGGCAGTTGGCTATGGCGACGGTCTTCCTCGACGGCCTGAAGAGCATTCGTACCGCGACCGCCTGGCTCCTTCTGGCGGTCTTGTTGCATCGGCCCCGGACTTGGCCAGATTCTTGGCAGCGCAAATGGAGCCAGGTTTCTTTTCGAGCGACATGCTTGAATGGCTCCATCGAGAGACAACGCTGTCTAATGGGACCGTCGCTCGAACGGCGCTCGGTTGGTCCGTGCGCACGCACAAACCTATCGGACGGACACTGAAAAAGAATGGCGGCCGAAGCAATTGCAGTGCTTGGATTGGTTTTGCTCCCGAGCATATGGTGGGCGTCGCTGTCGTTAGCAACTGCGGCGATCCCGCCGTCGATTCGATCGGTTATTGGCTCTTAGAGCGATTGGTGCCCGGCGTCGATCCGACATTTTTGCACCGGCAACCCGTTGTCGAGCATATTTACGCGAAAGTCGCCCCATTCACGGGCGTTCGCTGGGAGAAGGATCAACCCATCGTCTGCGTGAAGGACAGGTGGCATCCGCTTGTTTCGATTGATGGCATCCCGGTCGTCCGTATTGTCAAATTTGCTGAGAAGGAACACGGCGCTCGGGCACGCAAGCGATTTGCCGAAGACCTCGTGGAGCTCTTATCGATGCTGGGGCACGAACCGAAATGGACGGTCGTTCTTGGTGTCAACACAAGCGAAGGTAAGGTGGAAAACATCGAAGCAAAGATGACCGAACAGAACCGCGATCGCGTCCGAGATTAG